One Psychrosphaera aestuarii DNA window includes the following coding sequences:
- a CDS encoding 4-phosphoerythronate dehydrogenase — translation MKFLIDENIPFADEFFSGLGEVTRFPGRDLAPEQLIDVDVLLVRSITKVDEKLIALANALKFVGTATIGEDHIDKQLLSERGIAFSSAPGCNANSVAEFVISALFVLAEKYQIDFSEKTVAVIGVGNIGQNLQQKLSVLGIELLLCDPYRANDDSLTNYVTLEAALTKADVISFHTPLTRTGPYPTYHLLNGKNLPLLKDDVCIVNASRGEVIDNQALLTHIQFRQKHGKPAIRLVLDVWEGEPNPLKELIPFCDLTTAHIAGYSLEGKAKGTEMLYKKVCELFKLKTSVSLANTLPKGLITDIHLDYKVDSNKEQSLGLKLSSTSLLKILIHTVYDVRRDDGVFRHNLDKNSFDWIRKNYPIRREWSSISVNCNHPEVADFLRLLGFNTK, via the coding sequence ATGAAATTTTTAATAGACGAGAACATTCCATTTGCTGATGAGTTTTTCTCAGGTCTTGGAGAGGTTACACGGTTCCCGGGTCGCGATTTAGCGCCAGAGCAGCTAATTGATGTCGATGTTTTATTAGTGCGTTCAATTACCAAAGTAGATGAAAAGCTAATCGCTCTGGCTAATGCATTAAAGTTTGTGGGAACGGCAACAATTGGTGAAGACCATATTGATAAACAGTTACTTAGCGAAAGAGGCATAGCATTCAGTTCTGCACCAGGATGCAACGCAAATTCTGTCGCTGAATTTGTAATAAGTGCTTTGTTCGTTCTAGCCGAAAAATACCAAATTGATTTTAGTGAAAAAACAGTCGCAGTCATAGGTGTTGGTAATATTGGCCAAAACTTACAACAAAAATTGTCAGTATTAGGTATAGAGCTTTTACTATGTGATCCATATCGAGCTAACGATGATAGTTTAACCAATTACGTTACGTTAGAAGCAGCACTTACTAAAGCCGACGTAATAAGCTTTCATACACCATTAACTCGAACTGGGCCTTATCCGACCTATCATTTATTAAACGGAAAAAATTTGCCGTTATTAAAAGATGATGTATGCATTGTGAATGCGAGTCGAGGTGAGGTGATAGATAACCAAGCCTTGTTGACTCATATACAGTTCCGTCAAAAACACGGTAAACCAGCCATAAGGTTAGTGCTAGATGTTTGGGAAGGTGAGCCAAATCCGCTTAAAGAATTAATTCCATTTTGCGATTTAACGACTGCGCATATTGCAGGATATAGTCTTGAGGGAAAAGCCAAGGGCACGGAAATGCTCTATAAAAAAGTGTGTGAGTTATTCAAGTTAAAAACTTCGGTATCTTTGGCGAATACTTTGCCAAAAGGTCTAATAACCGATATTCATTTAGACTATAAAGTTGACTCCAACAAAGAGCAAAGTCTGGGTTTGAAGTTATCATCCACAAGCTTGTTAAAAATACTCATTCATACCGTGTATGACGTTAGACGCGATGATGGTGTCTTTCGACATAACTTAGATAAAAATAGTTTTGATTGGATAAGAAAAAACTATCCAATACGTCGCGAATGGTCGTCAATTTCTGTAAACTGTAACCATCCTGAAGTAGCCGACTTTTTACGTTTGTTAGGCTTCAACACTAAGTAG
- a CDS encoding aspartate-semialdehyde dehydrogenase, translating into MSEQKYNIAVLGATGLVGQNIIEGLAERNFPVGELFPLGSERSAGDSISFKGKDIEVQNAADFDWAQVQLAIFSAGSDASRRYAPIAADMGVVVIDNTSYFRNEPDVPLVIPEVNPHALADFRNRNIIANPNCSTIQMLVALKPLHDAYGIDRINVCTYQSVSGAGKGAIDELVAQTAQLMNGRPVETEHFPVQMAFNVIPQIDSFEDNGYTREEMKMVWETHKIMGDESIRVNPTAVRVPVFYGHAESIHVELRQPVSAEDVKNVLANAPGVALMTEDKDYPTQVTHASGQDQTFVGRIREDISHPNGINLWVVADNVRKGAATNSLQIAELLIKEYL; encoded by the coding sequence ATGTCAGAACAAAAATATAATATTGCTGTATTGGGGGCCACAGGTTTAGTTGGCCAAAACATCATAGAAGGGCTAGCGGAAAGAAACTTTCCTGTTGGGGAGCTGTTCCCGTTAGGGAGTGAACGTTCAGCAGGTGACAGCATTTCATTTAAAGGGAAAGATATTGAAGTGCAAAACGCGGCTGATTTTGATTGGGCACAAGTCCAATTAGCAATCTTTAGTGCAGGCTCTGATGCATCTAGACGTTATGCGCCGATTGCAGCTGATATGGGCGTGGTTGTTATCGACAACACATCTTATTTCCGTAACGAACCAGATGTACCTCTTGTGATCCCTGAAGTTAATCCTCATGCGCTAGCTGACTTTAGAAACAGAAATATAATTGCGAATCCAAACTGTTCGACTATTCAGATGTTAGTTGCATTAAAACCGTTACACGACGCGTATGGAATTGATCGTATCAATGTCTGTACATATCAATCAGTGAGCGGTGCAGGCAAGGGGGCAATTGATGAATTAGTGGCTCAAACCGCCCAGTTGATGAATGGCCGTCCAGTAGAAACGGAGCATTTTCCTGTACAAATGGCATTTAACGTTATCCCTCAAATAGACAGCTTCGAAGACAACGGATACACCCGTGAAGAAATGAAGATGGTTTGGGAAACGCATAAAATAATGGGTGACGAATCAATTCGAGTAAATCCAACGGCGGTTCGAGTGCCTGTCTTTTACGGTCATGCAGAGTCTATTCATGTTGAGTTACGCCAACCCGTCTCTGCAGAAGATGTAAAGAACGTACTAGCAAATGCGCCTGGCGTTGCATTAATGACGGAAGATAAAGACTATCCAACTCAAGTAACACACGCTAGTGGGCAAGATCAAACCTTTGTTGGCCGTATTCGCGAAGATATTTCTCATCCAAATGGTATAAATTTATGGGTAGTGGCCGATAACGTTCGTAAGGGCGCGGCAACGAATAGTTTGCAAATTGCGGAACTACTCATTAAAGAATATCTGTGA
- a CDS encoding FimV/HubP family polar landmark protein, with translation MRSSLKLFALFMFILSFSTANSVYADNKLKGPKGVDYGEMGETYGPITSRDTMWKLGNKFRHRNNVSVYQVMVAVLKKNPNAFDYNNLNGLKTGSILKIPSHKEVMAIEPLYAKERADADDKLWQDIISGKLDQSKIDIALAPIEAAKQVDVTNAKKEISKKIEQVEEKQVKAFETIQTQLDSAKTQNQSLQEENLALQDKLSALSDKLTNVEQAIGNESQLRQETQQILTKLEELLLKQQEELALAKAQAEDKSVFDEINEFLSSTTGIIVLSTLLSLSVLVGLALFLKKKSNTESNPLMDPLSAPLDSPMAGSFSEAPDLDIASDLDVDDSLDSLDPFSDDLSGLDDALEDDLDGLDMDDDLLDDDSLDDVSLDDDELLSDESAFDDSAFDDSIDDDQLLDDGSELQEIDLADDEEESIVQAGDIDALLDMDDDDSLDALDDDLTDQLSEDMDETDIVTDESVAADIDQGAAPDDDMDTGVNDLDDELGLDEDDFDIDSLIEEAGDTEAIDEEPEVLTGDDFDIDSLIEDETDSEKETSEQPDLTEDDIEEVALEDDDFDIDSLIDGAAGSAEPELEAEPEASSEIDAGDIILEDDDFDIDSLIDDAAESTEPEPEASSEIDADDITLEDDDFDIDSLIDDAAESTEPELESEPEAEPELEAEPELEAEPELEAEPEPELEAEPELESEPEAEPEPELEAEPELEAEPELEAEPELEAEPELEAEPELEAEPELEAEPELEAEPELEAEPELEAEPEVEAEPELEAEPELEAEPELEAEPELEAEPELEAEPELEAEPELEAEPELEAEPELEAEPEVEAELELEPEPELDADEADEIIEDLSHEDVDLSSDEQEDDHPVSDVEPSAELDEYPELEMDDDAELSEEIDSELPPVSNEIIDDDNIELFDETETEERLEDTDENESVESESENVDIDELGDDLAEGVDLGGNGFGEENISNLLSEGSDIDDGFLDDDLINASFDESDIHSLLADDESLIGESVEDEIETSSKTDDVSFEIDELEQADFDQLLAELSDENQQVNEATEAEPEAPNLNEANEQSEISSDNIDDDLLDDLDEDFLSVDNLMDDLDDDDSEIPEDLDIDVGLDDFDELASSRGSVDVDTEAGGMASELDLAKTYIEMDDVENAKLILDKIALSDNKEAKEQALSLLDELNG, from the coding sequence ATGCGCTCTAGCTTAAAATTATTTGCTCTGTTTATGTTCATCTTGTCGTTCTCAACGGCAAATTCGGTTTATGCAGATAACAAACTAAAAGGCCCTAAAGGGGTCGACTATGGCGAAATGGGCGAAACATATGGGCCTATCACCAGCCGTGACACCATGTGGAAACTGGGTAATAAATTTAGACACAGAAATAATGTTTCTGTGTATCAAGTTATGGTTGCTGTTTTAAAAAAGAACCCAAATGCTTTTGATTATAATAATTTAAATGGCTTAAAAACGGGTAGTATATTAAAAATACCTAGCCATAAAGAAGTAATGGCGATAGAGCCGTTATATGCAAAAGAACGGGCTGATGCAGACGATAAACTGTGGCAAGACATAATTAGTGGCAAGTTGGACCAAAGTAAAATTGATATCGCATTGGCGCCGATAGAAGCGGCAAAACAAGTCGATGTTACTAACGCAAAAAAAGAAATATCAAAAAAGATAGAACAAGTTGAAGAGAAGCAGGTTAAAGCTTTTGAAACAATCCAAACACAGCTCGATAGTGCAAAAACCCAAAATCAGTCCCTTCAAGAAGAAAACTTAGCCTTGCAAGATAAGCTCTCTGCATTGTCGGATAAATTAACAAACGTAGAGCAAGCAATTGGCAATGAAAGTCAATTAAGACAAGAAACTCAACAAATACTCACTAAACTTGAAGAGTTGTTGTTAAAACAACAAGAAGAATTGGCACTTGCAAAGGCTCAAGCAGAAGATAAAAGTGTTTTCGATGAAATAAATGAGTTTTTATCGTCAACAACAGGAATTATTGTTCTGTCTACCTTACTTTCGTTATCTGTTTTAGTAGGTTTAGCGTTATTTCTCAAAAAGAAATCAAACACTGAATCGAACCCTTTAATGGATCCGTTATCTGCACCTCTTGATTCGCCAATGGCAGGAAGTTTTAGTGAAGCTCCAGATTTAGATATCGCCTCTGATTTAGATGTAGATGACAGTCTAGACTCATTGGATCCATTTAGTGATGACCTGTCTGGTTTAGATGACGCGCTAGAAGATGATCTCGATGGCTTAGATATGGACGATGATCTATTAGATGATGACTCTTTAGACGATGTTTCATTGGATGACGATGAGCTGTTATCCGATGAATCCGCATTTGATGACTCTGCTTTCGATGATTCTATTGATGACGATCAGTTACTCGACGATGGCTCTGAGTTACAAGAAATAGATCTTGCCGATGATGAAGAAGAGTCAATCGTACAAGCAGGTGACATTGATGCCTTGCTGGATATGGATGACGACGACTCACTTGATGCATTAGATGATGATCTTACCGATCAGCTTAGCGAAGACATGGATGAAACTGATATTGTGACAGATGAATCTGTTGCAGCCGATATCGACCAAGGTGCAGCACCTGACGATGATATGGATACAGGTGTAAATGATTTAGACGATGAGCTTGGTTTAGATGAAGACGACTTCGACATAGATTCGTTGATTGAAGAGGCCGGCGATACCGAGGCAATAGACGAAGAACCAGAAGTATTGACTGGTGATGACTTTGATATTGACTCTTTGATTGAAGACGAAACTGATTCTGAAAAGGAAACTAGCGAACAGCCAGATTTAACTGAAGATGACATTGAAGAAGTAGCGCTAGAGGATGACGACTTTGATATTGACTCGCTAATTGATGGTGCTGCCGGTTCAGCAGAGCCAGAATTAGAAGCTGAGCCAGAAGCTTCGTCAGAAATAGATGCCGGCGATATTATATTAGAGGATGATGATTTTGATATCGACTCTCTAATTGATGATGCCGCCGAGTCAACTGAACCTGAACCAGAAGCTTCGTCAGAAATAGATGCCGACGATATTACATTAGAAGATGATGATTTTGATATCGATTCTCTAATTGATGATGCTGCCGAGTCAACTGAACCAGAACTAGAATCTGAGCCAGAAGCTGAACCAGAACTAGAAGCTGAACCAGAATTAGAAGCTGAACCAGAATTAGAAGCTGAACCAGAGCCAGAACTAGAGGCTGAACCAGAACTAGAATCTGAGCCAGAAGCTGAACCAGAGCCAGAACTAGAGGCTGAACCAGAACTAGAGGCTGAGCCAGAACTAGAGGCTGAGCCAGAACTAGAAGCTGAACCAGAATTAGAAGCTGAACCAGAACTAGAAGCTGAACCAGAATTAGAAGCTGAACCAGAACTAGAAGCTGAACCAGAACTAGAAGCTGAACCAGAACTAGAAGCTGAACCAGAAGTCGAAGCTGAGCCAGAATTAGAAGCTGAACCAGAACTAGAGGCTGAGCCAGAACTAGAGGCTGAGCCAGAACTAGAAGCTGAACCAGAACTAGAAGCTGAACCAGAACTAGAGGCTGAGCCAGAACTAGAAGCTGAACCAGAATTAGAAGCTGAACCAGAATTAGAAGCTGAACCAGAAGTCGAAGCTGAGCTAGAACTAGAGCCTGAACCAGAATTAGACGCTGATGAAGCTGACGAAATAATTGAAGACCTATCTCATGAAGACGTTGATCTCTCATCAGATGAACAAGAAGACGACCACCCGGTTTCAGATGTGGAGCCGAGTGCAGAGTTAGACGAATATCCTGAGTTAGAAATGGACGATGACGCAGAGCTATCGGAAGAAATTGATAGCGAGTTGCCACCTGTTTCTAATGAAATAATTGACGATGACAATATAGAATTATTTGATGAAACAGAAACAGAAGAGCGTTTAGAAGATACCGATGAAAATGAATCGGTTGAGTCTGAATCTGAAAATGTCGATATTGATGAATTAGGAGACGACCTAGCCGAAGGTGTTGATCTTGGGGGCAACGGCTTTGGCGAGGAAAATATATCAAACCTGTTATCAGAAGGTAGTGATATTGACGACGGTTTCTTAGATGACGATTTAATAAATGCGAGCTTCGATGAAAGTGATATCCACAGCCTTCTAGCTGATGATGAATCACTCATAGGCGAGTCTGTAGAAGATGAAATTGAAACGTCGAGCAAAACTGATGATGTTTCGTTTGAGATCGATGAATTAGAGCAAGCCGATTTTGACCAGTTATTAGCTGAACTATCTGATGAGAACCAACAGGTCAATGAAGCCACTGAAGCTGAACCTGAAGCTCCAAATTTAAACGAAGCAAATGAGCAGTCGGAGATAAGCAGTGATAATATCGATGACGACCTACTTGATGATCTAGATGAAGACTTTTTAAGTGTCGATAATCTAATGGATGACCTAGATGATGATGATTCAGAAATTCCTGAGGATTTAGACATTGATGTGGGGCTAGACGATTTTGATGAGTTAGCGTCAAGTAGAGGCTCGGTCGATGTTGATACGGAAGCTGGTGGAATGGCTTCGGAATTAGATCTAGCAAAAACCTACATTGAAATGGACGATGTGGAAAATGCGAAGCTAATTTTAGATAAAATTGCTTTAAGTGATAATAAAGAAGCTAAAGAGCAAGCGCTCTCATTATTAGATGAGTTAAATGGTTAA
- the truA gene encoding tRNA pseudouridine(38-40) synthase TruA, with protein sequence MRIALGIEYDGAQFFGWQRQRDVTTVQECLEAALSKVANHKVDVFCAGRTDAGVHGTGQVVHFDTESIRGERGWTMGINANLPDAIAVTWMKEVPDDFHARFSATARRYRYIIYNEKLRPGILNKGLSHYHMPLNADKMHEAAQCLLGENDFSSFRAAQCQSNSPNRNVHFVSVTRQGSFVIIDIKANAFVHHMVRNIAGSLIAVGKGEQEVSWMADLLAKKDRTQAAETAKPNGLYLIDVDYPEEFNLPNSKLGPLFI encoded by the coding sequence ATGCGAATAGCGTTAGGTATAGAGTACGACGGTGCACAGTTTTTTGGTTGGCAGAGACAAAGAGATGTCACCACTGTTCAAGAGTGCTTAGAAGCTGCGCTGTCAAAAGTTGCAAATCATAAAGTTGATGTGTTTTGTGCCGGACGAACTGACGCTGGCGTTCACGGTACAGGTCAAGTTGTTCACTTTGATACAGAATCCATCCGTGGTGAACGAGGCTGGACGATGGGCATAAATGCAAACCTTCCAGATGCAATTGCCGTCACTTGGATGAAAGAGGTCCCTGATGACTTCCACGCACGTTTTTCAGCAACAGCACGACGTTATCGCTACATTATTTATAATGAAAAGTTACGACCAGGAATCCTAAACAAGGGGTTAAGTCATTATCATATGCCCTTAAATGCTGACAAAATGCATGAAGCTGCACAGTGCTTACTTGGCGAAAATGACTTTTCTTCGTTCCGAGCCGCGCAATGCCAATCGAACTCTCCAAATCGCAATGTTCATTTTGTTTCAGTAACACGCCAAGGCTCGTTCGTTATCATAGATATTAAAGCAAATGCCTTTGTTCACCATATGGTAAGGAACATAGCGGGTAGTCTTATTGCAGTGGGTAAAGGTGAGCAGGAAGTGAGTTGGATGGCTGACTTACTTGCAAAAAAAGATCGAACTCAAGCCGCAGAAACCGCGAAACCGAATGGCCTTTATTTAATCGATGTAGATTATCCTGAAGAGTTTAATTTACCGAATTCCAAACTTGGTCCTCTTTTTATCTAA
- the accD gene encoding acetyl-CoA carboxylase, carboxyltransferase subunit beta produces the protein MSWIEKILPKTNTSTKRNIPEGVWTKCTSCDAILYKNDLEKEQGVCPKCDHHMRLTGRKRLELFLDAGEKTEIAADLEPQDVLSFRDTKKYKDRISAAQKQSKEKDAMIVLKGRVKGVPCVAASFEFSYMGGSMATVVGEKFVQAVNVCINENIPLICFSASGGARMQEALFSLMQMAKTSAALAKLSDKGIPFISVLTDPTMGGVSASLAMLGDINIGEPKALIGFAGPRVIEQTVREKLPEGFQRSEFLLEHGAIDMIVDRREMRNTVARLFAKMCKLPSLEKEHRTA, from the coding sequence ATGAGCTGGATAGAAAAGATTCTACCAAAGACAAATACCTCAACTAAACGAAACATTCCTGAAGGTGTTTGGACAAAGTGCACAAGCTGTGATGCGATTTTATATAAAAACGATTTAGAAAAAGAACAAGGCGTATGTCCTAAATGTGATCATCACATGCGTTTAACGGGTCGTAAACGACTAGAGTTGTTTTTAGATGCGGGTGAAAAAACGGAAATTGCAGCAGATTTAGAGCCACAAGATGTGCTGTCATTCAGAGACACTAAAAAATACAAAGATCGTATTTCAGCGGCACAAAAGCAGAGTAAAGAAAAAGACGCGATGATCGTACTAAAAGGTCGTGTCAAAGGTGTTCCATGTGTTGCTGCATCATTTGAATTTTCATACATGGGCGGTTCCATGGCAACGGTCGTGGGTGAAAAGTTTGTCCAAGCTGTGAATGTTTGTATCAATGAAAATATCCCATTAATTTGTTTTTCAGCATCAGGTGGTGCTCGAATGCAAGAGGCTCTATTCTCTTTAATGCAAATGGCAAAAACGAGTGCTGCATTAGCAAAACTTAGTGATAAAGGGATTCCATTTATATCAGTGCTCACTGATCCAACAATGGGTGGAGTTTCGGCAAGCTTAGCAATGCTAGGTGATATTAATATCGGTGAGCCTAAAGCTCTTATAGGCTTTGCTGGCCCTCGCGTTATTGAACAAACTGTGCGAGAAAAGTTACCTGAAGGATTCCAACGAAGCGAGTTCCTTCTGGAGCATGGTGCCATTGACATGATTGTGGATCGACGAGAAATGCGCAATACAGTAGCGAGATTGTTTGCAAAAATGTGTAAACTACCGTCACTGGAAAAAGAACATAGAACCGCGTAA
- the folC gene encoding bifunctional tetrahydrofolate synthase/dihydrofolate synthase encodes MSNSTFQSQSLNDWLFYLEQQHPTEIDLGLSRVDSVAVKADIKNLGAKKTVLVAGTNGKGTTIRFIEMTLLKLGYRVGVFSSPHLFKYNERVRIDGELLDDETHVEAFEFIEQHKEGTSLTYFEFSTLAAFKIFQDSKLDVVLVEVGLGGRLDSTNIIQQDISVITSIGLDHTDWLGNTLEAIAFEKAGIFKKDNLAIIGETNPPKTIKQQADSLQVSQTLWSGKEFKFSNAKMGENAQEFAASRWHYNYGNLEFKNLRANFVPKQNIATAITTLIALEVNLNEAILNQVIADFSLPGRMQILKTQPLQLVDVAHNPHAVNYLNETLIANPLFNQRKCTHAVVAMMKDKDIKDTLELLIDRIDHWHLGDLQGNKRAASATDIQAILLDLGAKQVSVYESLPKAWLEAEKHQQTEELLLGFGSFYTVCEILKLQ; translated from the coding sequence ATGAGCAATTCAACATTTCAAAGCCAGTCACTAAACGACTGGCTTTTTTATTTAGAGCAACAACACCCTACTGAGATTGACCTTGGTTTATCAAGAGTCGACTCTGTTGCAGTAAAAGCAGATATTAAAAATCTAGGTGCTAAAAAAACAGTACTTGTTGCGGGAACCAATGGTAAAGGGACAACAATACGATTTATTGAAATGACCCTACTTAAATTGGGTTATAGGGTTGGTGTGTTTAGCTCGCCGCATTTGTTTAAATACAATGAAAGAGTTCGTATAGATGGTGAATTACTCGATGATGAAACACACGTAGAGGCTTTTGAGTTTATTGAGCAACACAAAGAAGGTACCTCGCTTACTTATTTTGAATTCTCAACGCTAGCTGCATTTAAAATTTTTCAAGATTCAAAGCTCGATGTGGTTCTAGTGGAAGTTGGTTTAGGTGGGCGTTTAGACTCAACAAACATTATCCAGCAAGATATATCTGTAATTACTAGTATTGGTTTAGATCACACTGACTGGTTAGGAAATACGCTTGAAGCGATAGCCTTTGAAAAAGCGGGTATCTTTAAAAAAGACAATTTAGCGATTATAGGCGAAACTAACCCTCCTAAAACGATAAAGCAACAGGCAGATTCGTTGCAGGTAAGTCAGACCTTATGGAGTGGCAAAGAATTTAAATTTAGCAATGCAAAAATGGGTGAAAATGCTCAAGAGTTTGCTGCATCTAGATGGCACTATAATTATGGCAATTTAGAATTCAAAAACTTACGAGCTAACTTCGTTCCCAAACAAAATATAGCAACCGCCATCACAACGCTAATTGCATTGGAAGTAAATTTAAATGAAGCAATACTAAACCAAGTTATTGCAGATTTTTCACTGCCTGGAAGAATGCAAATACTTAAGACTCAACCCTTGCAACTTGTTGACGTTGCGCACAACCCACATGCAGTTAACTACCTAAATGAAACACTTATAGCGAATCCGTTATTTAATCAACGTAAATGCACTCATGCCGTTGTTGCTATGATGAAAGACAAAGACATTAAGGACACATTAGAGCTACTAATTGATAGAATAGATCACTGGCATTTAGGTGATCTTCAGGGTAACAAAAGGGCGGCAAGTGCTACGGATATACAAGCAATTTTATTAGATTTAGGTGCGAAGCAAGTTTCTGTATATGAGTCACTACCTAAGGCTTGGCTTGAGGCTGAAAAGCATCAGCAGACAGAAGAGCTTTTACTTGGCTTCGGTTCGTTTTACACTGTGTGTGAAATTCTTAAACTCCAATAA
- a CDS encoding SPOR domain-containing protein, with protein MTDLIKQRLLGMLIVVIVGVVFIPDLLDGKKETTKADFKKIPDKPMFDQEANNEEFPVALVEETISKVPQEADEKAIDDEVTEVENVEVQSVAEQNNLDESQPEVVLENSVSATIAKSEKTSSQPQEAQVSVTKSDFKKPMWILQLGSFKHKENVVTLREKLREAGIETYTKPVQTKAGILSKVYVGPEQDKEVLEKTQIKIKEINGLVGKITRFETRN; from the coding sequence GTGACAGATTTAATTAAACAGCGATTATTAGGGATGTTAATAGTTGTTATTGTGGGAGTCGTATTTATTCCTGATCTATTGGATGGTAAGAAAGAAACGACAAAAGCCGACTTCAAAAAGATTCCTGACAAGCCTATGTTCGACCAAGAGGCAAACAACGAAGAATTTCCGGTAGCACTGGTTGAAGAGACTATATCTAAAGTTCCTCAAGAAGCTGATGAAAAGGCGATTGATGATGAAGTTACAGAAGTTGAAAATGTCGAGGTTCAGTCGGTAGCAGAGCAAAATAACCTTGATGAATCACAACCAGAAGTGGTGTTGGAAAATAGTGTTTCAGCTACGATTGCAAAAAGTGAGAAGACCAGTTCACAGCCTCAAGAAGCGCAAGTTTCTGTAACTAAGTCTGACTTTAAAAAGCCAATGTGGATTTTACAGCTTGGCAGTTTTAAACATAAAGAAAACGTCGTCACACTAAGAGAAAAATTACGCGAAGCTGGCATTGAAACCTACACTAAGCCAGTACAAACCAAAGCTGGGATACTTTCCAAAGTTTACGTAGGGCCAGAGCAAGACAAAGAAGTGCTGGAAAAAACTCAAATTAAAATTAAAGAAATTAATGGTCTTGTAGGTAAAATTACACGTTTTGAAACGAGAAATTAG
- a CDS encoding CvpA family protein — MVWIDYAIIAIIAISSLVSLVRGFVKESVSLAVWIAAFFVASQFYPYLATYLTGIEKELVRNGSAIAILFIITLILGAMVNHILSEIVQFTGLTGTDKMLGMIFGGLRGALIVAATLLFLDTLTPASDSLWWQSSILIPEFAFIVEWFFELLQENSSLLSTQP; from the coding sequence ATGGTATGGATTGATTACGCAATAATAGCAATTATCGCTATTTCATCGTTGGTTAGCTTGGTTCGAGGTTTTGTAAAAGAATCTGTATCACTTGCCGTTTGGATTGCCGCCTTTTTTGTGGCCAGTCAATTTTATCCCTATTTAGCAACGTACCTAACTGGTATCGAAAAAGAGCTTGTTCGAAACGGCTCAGCCATTGCAATTTTATTCATAATCACCCTTATTCTTGGCGCAATGGTTAATCATATTCTTTCTGAAATAGTCCAGTTCACTGGACTCACAGGCACAGACAAAATGCTTGGAATGATATTTGGTGGCCTCAGAGGCGCTCTAATCGTTGCAGCAACTTTACTCTTTTTAGATACTCTAACGCCAGCTAGCGATTCGCTATGGTGGCAATCCTCAATTCTAATTCCTGAATTCGCTTTTATCGTTGAATGGTTTTTTGAATTGTTACAAGAAAACTCAAGTTTACTGTCTACACAACCTTGA